GCTCTCCAAAATACTGGACCCATATCTCGTCATATTGAATTCAATGCCTAAGGTGGCGCTTGGACCAATTCTGATTGTCGCTCTTGGCACCAACATGACATCGATCATTGCGATGGGCGCAATCATCTCGGTCATCATCACGACAATCGTTGTCTACACAGCCTTTAAAGAAGTTGACCCTAACTATCTGAAAGTGCTGCAGACTTTCGGAGCGACAAGGACTCAATGCTTCAGGGAAGCCATTCTCCCTGCATGTTTCCCAACTATTATATCAACCTTGAAAGTGAATGTCGGATTGTCATGGGTAGGTGTCATAGTCGGAGAATTCCTTGTTTCAGCAAGAGGCCTTGGATATATGATCATCTATGGATTTCAGGTTTTCAACTTTACCCTCGTATTCCTCTCACTGCTGGTCATCGCCGTGTTCGCGACAGTGATGTATCAGCTGGTCGAACTGCTTGAAAAGAAACTGATAAAAAGTAATCAGTAAAGAAGTCGGAATATGGTCCGGCTTCTTTCACTTTTTGTTTGATAAAGTAGTGCCAGCGTCACCAATAAAGTTTTGAGAATGGCCAATAAAATTAAATGTTCACTGATAAATGGTAAAATCGCCAATCAAAATTGTTTTTCGCCAATATATCAAAATTAAAGTCCATTAAAAGAGCGGCCGAAGATTGGCCGCCACTTTTCACCGATTTTCCTTTAAATATTCAAGTGTGTATTTTATTACGTCATCTTTCATAATAAAACTGTATTCATCCATCATTCTTTCCACTAACAAATTGCCATTTTTCAGGACTGGTCCTCCAGTTTCGAGATAATCATCCTGCGGCAGTATTTCTTCCGCTTCGGCGTAATAGATCCTTTTTACAAACGATTCTTCTCCCACACCGACCTGGTACTCCCCGATGCTTTCAATCGATTTTAATATAGCACCGGTTTCTTCCATGACTTCTCTTCGTGCAGTTTGTTCGAGTGTCTCCCCTGCTTCTGCCTTGCCGCCCGGAAACTCCAGGCCCCTTTCCTTATGATGGGTAAGAAGCCATTCCCCACGGTATGTACAAATGACCAGCACATGGCGGGCACTCTTGTCGAATGCATTTTCCTTAAAGGCTAAGATCACTTCTTCTCCATTTAAAGCATTGAATTTTTTCATGACCGCTCTCTCCTGCCCTTTTTCATGCCTCTAATTATATCGAAAAAGGAAAAATGAAGAAACCGCAGACCTCTGTCTGCGGATGTACTATTTTTGCGGCAGGATGCCCATGCTTTCAATATGGTTCCTGGCTTCTTCATCACCAAGTTTATAAATCATCTCATAAGCCTGAATCAGCTGTCTGTCCAGAGCATCATTTTCCCTGTCGTAGTGATATTGGACATATGGGACATGCGCCCTCATGAAATTTTGCCAGCCTGTGGAATAGCTTTGTTCAAAAATTTCCCTCAGCGCTGTGATTTCTTCATCTGTGGCTTCGATTTTGAAATTCCATGGAGATGCTGTGGATACACTTGAAATCTCGCCTTCACTTATATTGATATAGTAAGTTTTTTTGCCGTCTTGCATGAACGTCACCTCATGGATATCGTTCCCTGCGTCTATATTTCTTTATACTGAATATCTTTAAAATAAATAATTTTTTGCACTCCAAAATTCCTTTTAAAGTAATGAGTATGTTAAAATTAGAGCACGCATACAGATAAAGAAAATCAATAACCCTGCCGGAAAATGCTTCAATTCCGAGGCATATTTTTTCCAGTCAAGGGTATTAAATAAGTATAGGATTATGGAGGATTAAGAAGGAGAGGTGAAATGTCATGAAACTGATTGATGAGCTATACGAACTTTACCGCAATAAATTGACCGGTGATGAAGAGGATATCGATATGCTCGCTTTTGCCTTCCTTGAAGAAATGAGCCGTGAAGACCTTCTGAAGATCATCCAGGACCTCGATAAGCAGGAGCTTTATGATTTGATGGGGCTTTATTTGATCGAGAGCCTGAAGGGGAAATTTGCCCAGGATGATTTCGGAGCGCGTTCGGTCACATATCCTTCCCGCAATGTCCATTAATGAATAAAATACATATAACCGGCTGATTAAGCCGGTTTTTTTTGCGCAAAAAAAACTGGCCCGGCGGCCAGTTTTTCTCTTATCCAAGATAAGCCTTGAACATCCACATATGTTTGCGGAGGCTCATTTTCACTTCCGTCATCATATCTGCGGTAGCTGTATCCTCTGCCTTTTCTGCAAGTTCAATTGCTTGCTGGAGCTCGTCCACAATTGTTCCAAAGTCATCGTGCAGCTGCTTGACCATATCTTCTTCGTTTTCTGAACCGGTTGCTTCTTCAACAGAAGACAGTTCTAAATATTCCTTCAGCGTCGCGACAGGCTTCCCTTCTAACGCGAGAATTCTTTCAGCAAATTCATCAATGATTGTTGCTGCTTCGTTGTAAAGTTCTTCGAATTTGACGTGAAGTGTGAAGAAGTGGCGGCCCTTTACATACCAGTGGTAATTGTGAAGCTTTGTATATAGTACCGTCCAGTTTGCAACTTGTTTGTTTACTGCTTGGATTAATTCTGTTTGTGCCATGCTTAATTCATCCTCCTCTTAGTCATCATTTATATTCCCCTTCCTGTTTTAGAAAAAACATGGTGACAGCAACTTTTTTCCTATCCAGGAAAGGAACATGCTACAATAATTTTGAACAAAGGAGGACGTATTATGTATACCGTTTTGATTATCTCGATCATCATTGTCATCGTAGTCCTGGTTTTAAGCGTGTTGACCACTTCTAAGGCATATCAATACAAACACACAGTCGACCCGATTGAAAACAACAGTGATCTTCACGAAAACACCTCTGATAATGAACGTGGT
The nucleotide sequence above comes from Mesobacillus jeotgali. Encoded proteins:
- a CDS encoding ABC transporter permease; amino-acid sequence: MNQKKTELLHQQYLKNLSKEQKIVRVYQLLIFIAFFASWEISSQQKWIDPLLFSSPSKIWNLLIEKTLDGSLAVNLGITLAETVLGFILGTLAGTILAAILWWSPMLSKILDPYLVILNSMPKVALGPILIVALGTNMTSIIAMGAIISVIITTIVVYTAFKEVDPNYLKVLQTFGATRTQCFREAILPACFPTIISTLKVNVGLSWVGVIVGEFLVSARGLGYMIIYGFQVFNFTLVFLSLLVIAVFATVMYQLVELLEKKLIKSNQ
- the ytkD gene encoding RNA deprotection pyrophosphohydrolase; amino-acid sequence: MKKFNALNGEEVILAFKENAFDKSARHVLVICTYRGEWLLTHHKERGLEFPGGKAEAGETLEQTARREVMEETGAILKSIESIGEYQVGVGEESFVKRIYYAEAEEILPQDDYLETGGPVLKNGNLLVERMMDEYSFIMKDDVIKYTLEYLKENR
- a CDS encoding hydrolase encodes the protein MQDGKKTYYINISEGEISSVSTASPWNFKIEATDEEITALREIFEQSYSTGWQNFMRAHVPYVQYHYDRENDALDRQLIQAYEMIYKLGDEEARNHIESMGILPQK
- a CDS encoding DUF6154 family protein, with the translated sequence MKLIDELYELYRNKLTGDEEDIDMLAFAFLEEMSREDLLKIIQDLDKQELYDLMGLYLIESLKGKFAQDDFGARSVTYPSRNVH
- a CDS encoding Dps family protein — its product is MAQTELIQAVNKQVANWTVLYTKLHNYHWYVKGRHFFTLHVKFEELYNEAATIIDEFAERILALEGKPVATLKEYLELSSVEEATGSENEEDMVKQLHDDFGTIVDELQQAIELAEKAEDTATADMMTEVKMSLRKHMWMFKAYLG
- the ytzI gene encoding YtzI protein, coding for MYTVLIISIIIVIVVLVLSVLTTSKAYQYKHTVDPIENNSDLHENTSDNERGEK